The following proteins come from a genomic window of Acinetobacter sp. SAAs474:
- a CDS encoding TrkA family potassium uptake protein — protein sequence MAQFAVIGLGSFGATVATELVRLKHEVLGIDAEKKYVENISDQITYAVIADATDEHVLNELNLRNYDAVIVAIGESLEASILCVLNLKNMGVKKIWVKAKSKAHHMILAHLDVDKIIHPEEDMGIRIAQSLSYPMVSRYMSIGDNHYIVKVEIKENLVGTRLHSIMDHVPEVKTILHKRETELLFTIDPNLVLQQHDILVVEGQLESLRRLSKYFTAVN from the coding sequence ATGGCTCAATTTGCTGTGATTGGTCTGGGCAGCTTTGGTGCAACTGTTGCGACAGAGTTGGTACGCTTAAAACATGAAGTACTTGGCATTGATGCTGAAAAAAAATATGTCGAAAATATTTCAGACCAAATTACCTATGCAGTGATTGCAGATGCAACCGACGAACATGTTTTAAATGAGCTTAATCTACGCAATTATGATGCTGTCATTGTTGCGATTGGTGAAAGTCTAGAAGCCAGCATTCTATGTGTACTGAATTTAAAAAACATGGGCGTTAAAAAAATATGGGTCAAAGCAAAGTCTAAAGCTCACCATATGATTTTAGCACACTTAGACGTCGATAAAATTATTCATCCTGAAGAAGATATGGGCATTCGTATTGCACAATCCCTTAGTTATCCAATGGTCAGTCGCTATATGTCTATTGGCGATAATCACTATATTGTTAAAGTTGAAATTAAAGAAAATCTCGTTGGAACACGCCTACATAGCATCATGGACCATGTACCAGAAGTAAAAACTATTTTACATAAAAGAGAGACTGAGCTTTTATTTACCATTGATCCCAACTTAGTCTTACAACAACATGATATTTTAGTGGTTGAAGGACAACTGGAATCATTACGTCGATTATCTAAATACTTTACTGCTGTAAATTGA